In Carya illinoinensis cultivar Pawnee chromosome 6, C.illinoinensisPawnee_v1, whole genome shotgun sequence, a single genomic region encodes these proteins:
- the LOC122313832 gene encoding uncharacterized protein LOC122313832 isoform X6 — protein sequence MQGPVDEKDHDIEKNMASSQPETKFGKCTLSKRGHMRGESGTCNVCFAPCSSCLHLNRALMESKAEEFSDESCRANATSQYSLNESGPLSSIKSRASDCLQHATSETSNILSVNSGHDSFCENADSKATLRSSVISDASEDLEMLPKLASGGSNSDDQISSKAQCVLDKRNFSNKYEEIKSEEGHDDSTSCVSGANDANVAISNHNRNISSKALVGTLGPEGSCKATQFNEFGTLEFPISKDADASSSTPKVHSPYSHSHSGISGISFSCNTNFMEKSPPSHIQDKVLECSTEHINLSLIKEAASDIVSVQKSFANKGGLICGSTEVSMKKFPKSEAETKMDSADSPKETLKTLGENEHNVRSMELVELPDMHEPPLQSVSGDGSDESDIVEQDVKVCDICGDEGRENLLAICSRCSDGAEHTYCMREMLQKLPEGDWLCEECKSAEESENQKQGSEVEGKRTNKVISSTHISGKRHAENMEVASAKPSSPSRIVIGSPKPSSPSGIVTGPPKPSSPSGIVTGSPKPSSPSRIVTGLPKPSSPSRIVELSRALSSKSLDKGKVKSADQTSLSNHSCNDIFETARSSMTGARLQKPKGTFVKSNSFNTLNYKTNTKLVDEDFPQKQKGAREHTSIETNEGRARRISKSISFKSAYSGCTNAAESKVKMLSSKFIDVQDLKGSKQAKERGTFERKNLCKQDRPMASSTTTSSTVSTPKVDQKLTSRGETSLPSYLSNNRESKAVQSDGKLSLSKVYSSLGRKGVEIPVTSVGASSTSGMCSSAAEQKLNQVAVKDEPLSTHFLNDGRPSNYADGTVQDGLPQSQEITNQYEKTREGSIRPRPTATSASKSVFCQKCKDTGHAAEFCTISILQASSTDASAARSSKGEKHEGSKLKAAIHAALLRRPEIYRKKGVLDQPDDLSVSNTDLNYKIASQDQLLVSNKSKDIVSSEGSHERQAILGSSISDSSKQITANTLKQFASNRTDAFLSKLGGSCSTIVSVGKPIITDFSCQASITSVLLKTSIVPEYEYIWQGRFELHRGGKLLELCDGVQAHLSTCASPKVLEVVNKFPHKVSLHEVPRFSTWPSQFFESGAKEDNIALYFFAKDHESYERNYKSLLDNMIKNDLALKGNFDGIELLIFPSNQLPEKSQRWNMLFFLWGVFRGKRVDCTDSTKKLHIPSLNVVPPDKDVPPAVVIMSEKLCSPRCMDEELPGCDRSYNMVITSNAPNQTIATVSGNYDNPVTSIEQVCSRYQENSEHHDSKLDSKSISKIGASGVQLGPEMSHSSGSSKELILPDRVEAELETSIQVSEKSGSNNGDKVAMHWDNSSRRENKTSLKILPLSHKGVGVLGNVQDRMNGAQDQVKFERELMGDVGYVDREAAMERDMTNQRKRPYSDLSETPPQTSGMSQCMPWNEASRMMVDGESGDERLKTGLGFMFGHKISRGRNSGNDKFTSQTIDPGPCSSVEKRCDEACDEKVILEDFGSHERYFFPVDSHRASDFRSRENSMPWEKLPPDDDDKLHDGVPNLELALGAETKPASKGMLPFFVGEVGRKNNQDKAPDKAKEQDEDGVSASLSLSLSFPFQDKELTVKPVSKTEQPLPERNNLSNSRLLFGGFRDK from the exons ATGCAAGGGCCTGTAGATGAGAAAGATCATGATATTGAAAAGAACATG GCATCTTCTCAACCTGAAACAAAATTTGGGAAGTGTACCTTGAGTAAGAGGGGTCATATGAGAGGCGAGTCTGGGACTTGTAATGTGTGCTTCGCTCCTTGCTCATCTTGTCTGCATCTGAACCGAGCTCTGATGGAGTCAAAGGCTGAGGAGTTTTCTGATGAAAGCTGTCGTGCAAATGCTACTAGTCAGTATTCTCTTAATGAGAGTGGTCCCTTATCTTCTATTAAGAGTAGAGCGTCTGATTGCTTACAGCATGCCACCAGTGAAACCAGTAACATTCTCAGTGTTAATTCTGGTCATGATTCTTTCTGTGAAAATGCTGATAGTAAAGCAACCTTAAGGTCTTCTGTGATATCTGATGCCTCAGAAGATCTTGAGATGCTTCCAAAGCTGGCTTCTGGAGGAAGTAACTCAGATGATCAAATTTCGTCCAAAGCACAATGTGTTTTGGATAAGAGAAACTTCTCAAATAAGTATGAGGAAATTAAATCAGAAGAAGGTCATGATGATAGCACATCATGTGTGAGTGGAGCGAATGATGCGAATGTAGCAATTAGTAATCACAACAGGAATATCAGTAGTAAAGCTTTAGTTGGTACTTTAGGTCCGGAGGGATCATGCAAGGCAACTCAATTCAACGAGTTTGGCACATTAGAGTTCCCTATTTCGAAAGATGCAGATGCTAGCAGTAGCACACCGAAGGTGCACAGTCCATACTCCCATTCTCACAGTGGAATATCTGGTATATCTTTTTCTTGCAATACAAATTTTATGGAAAAGAGTCCACCCTCTCATATTCAGGATAAAGTTCTGGAGTGCTCTACGGAACATATTAATTTGTCATTAATTAAAGAGGCAGCATCCGACATTGTTTCTGTCCAGAAATCTTTTGCAAATAAAGGTGGCCTTATTTGTGGCAGTACTGAGGTTTCCATGAAAAAATTTCCGAAGTCCGAAGCAGAGACTAAGATGGATAGCGCGGACTCACCAAAGGAAACTTTGAAAACTTTAGGTGAGAATGAGCACAATGTCAGGTCCATGGAATTGGTTGAGTTACCTGACATGCATGAGCCTCCTTTGCAATCTGTTTCTGGGGATGGAAGTGATGAGTCGGACATTGTGGAGCAAGAT GTAAAAGTATGTGATATTTGTGGGGATGAAGGTCGTGAGAATTTACTTGCGATATGTAGTAGGTGCAGTGATGGTGCAGAGCACAC CTATTGCATGCGAGAAATGCTCCAAAAACTTCCTGAAGGTGATTGGCTGTGTGAAGAATGCAAATCTGCCGAGGAATCTGAAAATCAGAAGCAAG gTTCAGAAGTTGAGGGAAAACGAACAAACAAAGTCATTTCCAGTACGCATATTTCTGGCAAGAGGCATGCAGAGAATATGGAAGTGGCTTCAGCAAAGCCCTCTAGCCCCAGCAGAATAGTTATAGGATCACCAAAGCCCTCAAGTCCCAGCGGAATAGTTACAGGACCACCAAAGCCCTCAAGTCCCAGCGGAATAGTTACAGGATCGCCAAAGCCATCAAGTCCCAGCAGAATAGTTACAGGATTGCCAAAGCCATCAAGTCCCAGCAGAATAGTTGAACTATCTCGAGCTTTGTCATCCAAGAGCTTAGATAAGGGAAAAGTAAAGTCTGCTGATCAAACGTCTCTTTCCAATCATTCCTGTaatgatatttttgaaactGCACGCTCTTCTATGACCGGTGCACGGCTTCAAAAACCCAAGG GTACTTTCGTAAAATCCAATTCATTCAACACCTTAAATTACAAAACAAACACTAAACTTGTAGATGAAGACTTTCCTCAAAAGCAGAAGGGTGCTAGAGAACATACCTCCATTGAGACGAATGAGGGGCGTGCCCGAAGGATAAGCAAATCTATATCATTTAAATCTGCATACTCAGGATGTACAAATGCTGCTGAATCAAAAGTTAAAATGCTTTCATCTAAATTTATTGATGTTCAAGATCTAAAAGGATCGAAACAAGCAAAAGAACGTGgtacatttgaaagaaaaaatttatgtaaacaGGATCGTCCTATGGCCAGTTCAACGACAACTAGTTCCACTGTTTCAACACCTAAGGTTGACCAAAAGCTCACGTCTCGTGGTGAAACCAGTTTGCCTTCATATTTAAGCAACAACCGAGAGTCAAAGGCTGTCCAGTCTGATGGGAAATTAAGTTTATCAAAAGTTTACAGCAGTCTAGGTCGTAAAGGTGTAGAAATTCCAGTTACTTCAG TTGGAGCTTCATCTACTAGTGGGATGTGCAGTTCTGCTGCTGAACAAAAGTTGAATCAAGTTGCCGTTAAGGATGAACCCTTATCCACTCATTTTTTGAATGATGGGAGACCATCCAATTATGCTGATGGAACTGTGCAAGATGGCTTGCCTCAGTCCCAGGAGATAACAAATCAATATGAGAAAACTAGGGAGGGCAGTATTCGCCCAAGGCCTACTGCTACAAGTGCCTCCAAAAGTGTTTTCTGCCAAAAATGTAAAGATACTGGGCATGCTGCAGAGTTCTGCACAATCAGTATCCTGCAGGCTTCTAGTACTGATGCATCTGCCGCAAGAAGTTCTAAAGGGGAAAAGCATGAAGGCAGCAAGTTAAAAGCTGCAATTCATGCTGCTTTGCTGAGAAGGCCTGAAATTTACAGGAAGAAAGGAGTACTTGATCAACCTGATGACTTGTCCGTGTCAAACACAGATTTGAATTACAAAATAGCTTCTCAGGATCAATTATTGGTTTCGAATAAATCTAAGGATATTGTCTCGTCTGAAGGAAGTCATGAGAGGCAAGCTATTCTTGGGAGTTCTATCTCCGACTCATCTAAACAGATTACCGCCAACACTTTGAAGCAGTTTGCTTCAAACCGAACTGATGCTTTTTTGTCCAAACTGGGGGGCTCATGTTCAACCATTGTTTCTGTTGGAAAGCCTATAATAACAGATTTCTCTTGTCAAGCTTCTATAACATCTGTTCTCCTGAAGACGTCAATCGTTCCTGAATATGAATATATCTGGCA GGGACGTTTTGAATTGCACCGAGGTGGAAAACTTCTGGAATTATGTGATGGAGTTCAAGCACATCTATCAACTTGTGCATCACCAAAAGTTCTCGAAGTGGTGAACAAGTTTCCCCACAAAGTCTCCCTACATGAAGTACCTCGCTTTAGCACCTGGCCATCCCAGTTTTTTGAAAGTGGTGCTAAAGAAGATAACATTGCTCTATACTTCTTTGCAAAAGATCACGAGAG TTATGAGAGAAACTACAAGAGCCTGTTGGATAATATGATCAAGAACGATTTAGCCCTGAAAGGAAACTTTGATGGCATTGAACTTTTAATATTTCCGTCCAACCAACTTCCTGAGAAGTCACAGC GTTGGAATATGTTGTTTTTTCTATGGGGTGTGTTCAGGGGAAAGAGGGTGGATTGTACTGATTCGACAAAGAAGTTACATATTCCCAGTTTGAATGTGGTACCACCGGACAAAGATGTTCCGCCCGCTGTTGTGATCATGTCCGAGAAGCTATGTTCACCAAGGTGTATGGATGAAGAATTACCGGGGTGTGACAGATCTTACAATATGGTCATAACATCCAATGCTCCTAATCAGACTATTGCCACAGTAAGTGGGAATTATGATAATCCTGTAACTTCCATTGAACAGGTGTGTTCAAGATACCAAGAAAATTCGGAACATCATGATAGTAAACTTGACTCCAAATCCATTTCAAAGATAGGAGCAAGCGGTGTGCAGTTAGGCCCAGAAATGAGTCATAGCAGTGGATCCTCG AAAGAGCTGATTCTTCCGGACAGAGTGGAGGCAGAGCTTGAAACCTCAATTCAGGTATCAGAAAAGAGTGGCTCCAACAATGGTGACAAGGTAGCAATGCATTGGGATAATTCTTCTCGTAGAGAAAATAAGACGTCTTTGAAAATTCTTCCCCTTAGCCATAAGGGGGTAGGCGTCTTGGGGAATGTTCAGGATAGAATGAATGGAGCCCAGGATCAAGTTAAATTTGAGAGGGAATTGATGGGAGATGTTGGGTATGTGGATAGGGAGGCAGCTATGGAGAGAGACATGACCAATCAACGGAAACGCCCCTACTCTGATCTTTCAGAGACTCCTCCCCAGACTTCTGGCATGAGTCAGTGCATGCCCTGGAATGAAGCAAGTAGAATGATGGTTGATGGAGAAAGCGGTGATGAAAGGCTGAAGACAGGTCTTGGTTTTATGTTTGGACATAAAATTTCTAGGGGTAGAAATTCTGGGAATGATAAATTTACATCTCAAACAATTGATCCTGGTCCCTGTTCGTCCGTTGAGAAGAGATGTGACGAAGCTTGTGATGAGAAAGTTATTTTAGAGGATTTTGGAAGTCATGAAAGGTATTTTTTTCCTGTGGATTCACATCGAGCAAGTGATTTTCGATCCAGGGAGAATTCAATGCCCTGGGAAAAGCTCCCacctgatgatgatgataaattACATGATGGGGTTCCAAATCTTGAGCTTGCTTTAGGGGCTGAGACGAAGCCAGCAAGTAAAGGAATGCTGCCTTTCTTTGTTGGGGAAGTAGGCAGAAAAAATAACCAAGATAAGGCCCCGGATAAGGCGAAGGAGCAGGATGAGGATGGTGTTTCTGCGtccctctccctttctctctcgtTCCCATTTCAAGACAAAGAACTGACTGTAAAACCTGTTTCAAAAACGGAGCAGCCCCTGCCCGAAAGAAACAATTTGAGTAACTCACGGCTGCTTTTCGGTGGCTTCCGGGACAAATAG
- the LOC122313832 gene encoding uncharacterized protein LOC122313832 isoform X4 gives MAERRERTVEELYNATESIAEAEASSQPETKFGKCTLSKRGHMRGESGTCNVCFAPCSSCLHLNRALMESKAEEFSDESCRANATSQYSLNESGPLSSIKSRASDCLQHATSETSNILSVNSGHDSFCENADSKATLRSSVISDASEDLEMLPKLASGGSNSDDQISSKAQCVLDKRNFSNKYEEIKSEEGHDDSTSCVSGANDANVAISNHNRNISSKALVGTLGPEGSCKATQFNEFGTLEFPISKDADASSSTPKVHSPYSHSHSGISGISFSCNTNFMEKSPPSHIQDKVLECSTEHINLSLIKEAASDIVSVQKSFANKGGLICGSTEVSMKKFPKSEAETKMDSADSPKETLKTLGENEHNVRSMELVELPDMHEPPLQSVSGDGSDESDIVEQDVKVCDICGDEGRENLLAICSRCSDGAEHTYCMREMLQKLPEGDWLCEECKSAEESENQKQGSEVEGKRTNKVISSTHISGKRHAENMEVASAKPSSPSRIVIGSPKPSSPSGIVTGPPKPSSPSGIVTGSPKPSSPSRIVTGLPKPSSPSRIVELSRALSSKSLDKGKVKSADQTSLSNHSCNDIFETARSSMTGARLQKPKGTFVKSNSFNTLNYKTNTKLVDEDFPQKQKGAREHTSIETNEGRARRISKSISFKSAYSGCTNAAESKVKMLSSKFIDVQDLKGSKQAKERGTFERKNLCKQDRPMASSTTTSSTVSTPKVDQKLTSRGETSLPSYLSNNRESKAVQSDGKLSLSKVYSSLGRKGVEIPVTSVGASSTSGMCSSAAEQKLNQVAVKDEPLSTHFLNDGRPSNYADGTVQDGLPQSQEITNQYEKTREGSIRPRPTATSASKSVFCQKCKDTGHAAEFCTISILQASSTDASAARSSKGEKHEGSKLKAAIHAALLRRPEIYRKKGVLDQPDDLSVSNTDLNYKIASQDQLLVSNKSKDIVSSEGSHERQAILGSSISDSSKQITANTLKQFASNRTDAFLSKLGGSCSTIVSVGKPIITDFSCQASITSVLLKTSIVPEYEYIWQGRFELHRGGKLLELCDGVQAHLSTCASPKVLEVVNKFPHKVSLHEVPRFSTWPSQFFESGAKEDNIALYFFAKDHESYERNYKSLLDNMIKNDLALKGNFDGIELLIFPSNQLPEKSQRWNMLFFLWGVFRGKRVDCTDSTKKLHIPSLNVVPPDKDVPPAVVIMSEKLCSPRCMDEELPGCDRSYNMVITSNAPNQTIATVSGNYDNPVTSIEQVCSRYQENSEHHDSKLDSKSISKIGASGVQLGPEMSHSSGSSKELILPDRVEAELETSIQVSEKSGSNNGDKVAMHWDNSSRRENKTSLKILPLSHKGVGVLGNVQDRMNGAQDQVKFERELMGDVGYVDREAAMERDMTNQRKRPYSDLSETPPQTSGMSQCMPWNEASRMMVDGESGDERLKTGLGFMFGHKISRGRNSGNDKFTSQTIDPGPCSSVEKRCDEACDEKVILEDFGSHERYFFPVDSHRASDFRSRENSMPWEKLPPDDDDKLHDGVPNLELALGAETKPASKGMLPFFVGEVGRKNNQDKAPDKAKEQDEDGVSASLSLSLSFPFQDKELTVKPVSKTEQPLPERNNLSNSRLLFGGFRDK, from the exons ATGGCCGAGCGGAGAGAACGTACTGTGGAGGAGTTGTACAATGCGACCGAGTCGATTGCCGAAGCGGAG GCATCTTCTCAACCTGAAACAAAATTTGGGAAGTGTACCTTGAGTAAGAGGGGTCATATGAGAGGCGAGTCTGGGACTTGTAATGTGTGCTTCGCTCCTTGCTCATCTTGTCTGCATCTGAACCGAGCTCTGATGGAGTCAAAGGCTGAGGAGTTTTCTGATGAAAGCTGTCGTGCAAATGCTACTAGTCAGTATTCTCTTAATGAGAGTGGTCCCTTATCTTCTATTAAGAGTAGAGCGTCTGATTGCTTACAGCATGCCACCAGTGAAACCAGTAACATTCTCAGTGTTAATTCTGGTCATGATTCTTTCTGTGAAAATGCTGATAGTAAAGCAACCTTAAGGTCTTCTGTGATATCTGATGCCTCAGAAGATCTTGAGATGCTTCCAAAGCTGGCTTCTGGAGGAAGTAACTCAGATGATCAAATTTCGTCCAAAGCACAATGTGTTTTGGATAAGAGAAACTTCTCAAATAAGTATGAGGAAATTAAATCAGAAGAAGGTCATGATGATAGCACATCATGTGTGAGTGGAGCGAATGATGCGAATGTAGCAATTAGTAATCACAACAGGAATATCAGTAGTAAAGCTTTAGTTGGTACTTTAGGTCCGGAGGGATCATGCAAGGCAACTCAATTCAACGAGTTTGGCACATTAGAGTTCCCTATTTCGAAAGATGCAGATGCTAGCAGTAGCACACCGAAGGTGCACAGTCCATACTCCCATTCTCACAGTGGAATATCTGGTATATCTTTTTCTTGCAATACAAATTTTATGGAAAAGAGTCCACCCTCTCATATTCAGGATAAAGTTCTGGAGTGCTCTACGGAACATATTAATTTGTCATTAATTAAAGAGGCAGCATCCGACATTGTTTCTGTCCAGAAATCTTTTGCAAATAAAGGTGGCCTTATTTGTGGCAGTACTGAGGTTTCCATGAAAAAATTTCCGAAGTCCGAAGCAGAGACTAAGATGGATAGCGCGGACTCACCAAAGGAAACTTTGAAAACTTTAGGTGAGAATGAGCACAATGTCAGGTCCATGGAATTGGTTGAGTTACCTGACATGCATGAGCCTCCTTTGCAATCTGTTTCTGGGGATGGAAGTGATGAGTCGGACATTGTGGAGCAAGAT GTAAAAGTATGTGATATTTGTGGGGATGAAGGTCGTGAGAATTTACTTGCGATATGTAGTAGGTGCAGTGATGGTGCAGAGCACAC CTATTGCATGCGAGAAATGCTCCAAAAACTTCCTGAAGGTGATTGGCTGTGTGAAGAATGCAAATCTGCCGAGGAATCTGAAAATCAGAAGCAAG gTTCAGAAGTTGAGGGAAAACGAACAAACAAAGTCATTTCCAGTACGCATATTTCTGGCAAGAGGCATGCAGAGAATATGGAAGTGGCTTCAGCAAAGCCCTCTAGCCCCAGCAGAATAGTTATAGGATCACCAAAGCCCTCAAGTCCCAGCGGAATAGTTACAGGACCACCAAAGCCCTCAAGTCCCAGCGGAATAGTTACAGGATCGCCAAAGCCATCAAGTCCCAGCAGAATAGTTACAGGATTGCCAAAGCCATCAAGTCCCAGCAGAATAGTTGAACTATCTCGAGCTTTGTCATCCAAGAGCTTAGATAAGGGAAAAGTAAAGTCTGCTGATCAAACGTCTCTTTCCAATCATTCCTGTaatgatatttttgaaactGCACGCTCTTCTATGACCGGTGCACGGCTTCAAAAACCCAAGG GTACTTTCGTAAAATCCAATTCATTCAACACCTTAAATTACAAAACAAACACTAAACTTGTAGATGAAGACTTTCCTCAAAAGCAGAAGGGTGCTAGAGAACATACCTCCATTGAGACGAATGAGGGGCGTGCCCGAAGGATAAGCAAATCTATATCATTTAAATCTGCATACTCAGGATGTACAAATGCTGCTGAATCAAAAGTTAAAATGCTTTCATCTAAATTTATTGATGTTCAAGATCTAAAAGGATCGAAACAAGCAAAAGAACGTGgtacatttgaaagaaaaaatttatgtaaacaGGATCGTCCTATGGCCAGTTCAACGACAACTAGTTCCACTGTTTCAACACCTAAGGTTGACCAAAAGCTCACGTCTCGTGGTGAAACCAGTTTGCCTTCATATTTAAGCAACAACCGAGAGTCAAAGGCTGTCCAGTCTGATGGGAAATTAAGTTTATCAAAAGTTTACAGCAGTCTAGGTCGTAAAGGTGTAGAAATTCCAGTTACTTCAG TTGGAGCTTCATCTACTAGTGGGATGTGCAGTTCTGCTGCTGAACAAAAGTTGAATCAAGTTGCCGTTAAGGATGAACCCTTATCCACTCATTTTTTGAATGATGGGAGACCATCCAATTATGCTGATGGAACTGTGCAAGATGGCTTGCCTCAGTCCCAGGAGATAACAAATCAATATGAGAAAACTAGGGAGGGCAGTATTCGCCCAAGGCCTACTGCTACAAGTGCCTCCAAAAGTGTTTTCTGCCAAAAATGTAAAGATACTGGGCATGCTGCAGAGTTCTGCACAATCAGTATCCTGCAGGCTTCTAGTACTGATGCATCTGCCGCAAGAAGTTCTAAAGGGGAAAAGCATGAAGGCAGCAAGTTAAAAGCTGCAATTCATGCTGCTTTGCTGAGAAGGCCTGAAATTTACAGGAAGAAAGGAGTACTTGATCAACCTGATGACTTGTCCGTGTCAAACACAGATTTGAATTACAAAATAGCTTCTCAGGATCAATTATTGGTTTCGAATAAATCTAAGGATATTGTCTCGTCTGAAGGAAGTCATGAGAGGCAAGCTATTCTTGGGAGTTCTATCTCCGACTCATCTAAACAGATTACCGCCAACACTTTGAAGCAGTTTGCTTCAAACCGAACTGATGCTTTTTTGTCCAAACTGGGGGGCTCATGTTCAACCATTGTTTCTGTTGGAAAGCCTATAATAACAGATTTCTCTTGTCAAGCTTCTATAACATCTGTTCTCCTGAAGACGTCAATCGTTCCTGAATATGAATATATCTGGCA GGGACGTTTTGAATTGCACCGAGGTGGAAAACTTCTGGAATTATGTGATGGAGTTCAAGCACATCTATCAACTTGTGCATCACCAAAAGTTCTCGAAGTGGTGAACAAGTTTCCCCACAAAGTCTCCCTACATGAAGTACCTCGCTTTAGCACCTGGCCATCCCAGTTTTTTGAAAGTGGTGCTAAAGAAGATAACATTGCTCTATACTTCTTTGCAAAAGATCACGAGAG TTATGAGAGAAACTACAAGAGCCTGTTGGATAATATGATCAAGAACGATTTAGCCCTGAAAGGAAACTTTGATGGCATTGAACTTTTAATATTTCCGTCCAACCAACTTCCTGAGAAGTCACAGC GTTGGAATATGTTGTTTTTTCTATGGGGTGTGTTCAGGGGAAAGAGGGTGGATTGTACTGATTCGACAAAGAAGTTACATATTCCCAGTTTGAATGTGGTACCACCGGACAAAGATGTTCCGCCCGCTGTTGTGATCATGTCCGAGAAGCTATGTTCACCAAGGTGTATGGATGAAGAATTACCGGGGTGTGACAGATCTTACAATATGGTCATAACATCCAATGCTCCTAATCAGACTATTGCCACAGTAAGTGGGAATTATGATAATCCTGTAACTTCCATTGAACAGGTGTGTTCAAGATACCAAGAAAATTCGGAACATCATGATAGTAAACTTGACTCCAAATCCATTTCAAAGATAGGAGCAAGCGGTGTGCAGTTAGGCCCAGAAATGAGTCATAGCAGTGGATCCTCG AAAGAGCTGATTCTTCCGGACAGAGTGGAGGCAGAGCTTGAAACCTCAATTCAGGTATCAGAAAAGAGTGGCTCCAACAATGGTGACAAGGTAGCAATGCATTGGGATAATTCTTCTCGTAGAGAAAATAAGACGTCTTTGAAAATTCTTCCCCTTAGCCATAAGGGGGTAGGCGTCTTGGGGAATGTTCAGGATAGAATGAATGGAGCCCAGGATCAAGTTAAATTTGAGAGGGAATTGATGGGAGATGTTGGGTATGTGGATAGGGAGGCAGCTATGGAGAGAGACATGACCAATCAACGGAAACGCCCCTACTCTGATCTTTCAGAGACTCCTCCCCAGACTTCTGGCATGAGTCAGTGCATGCCCTGGAATGAAGCAAGTAGAATGATGGTTGATGGAGAAAGCGGTGATGAAAGGCTGAAGACAGGTCTTGGTTTTATGTTTGGACATAAAATTTCTAGGGGTAGAAATTCTGGGAATGATAAATTTACATCTCAAACAATTGATCCTGGTCCCTGTTCGTCCGTTGAGAAGAGATGTGACGAAGCTTGTGATGAGAAAGTTATTTTAGAGGATTTTGGAAGTCATGAAAGGTATTTTTTTCCTGTGGATTCACATCGAGCAAGTGATTTTCGATCCAGGGAGAATTCAATGCCCTGGGAAAAGCTCCCacctgatgatgatgataaattACATGATGGGGTTCCAAATCTTGAGCTTGCTTTAGGGGCTGAGACGAAGCCAGCAAGTAAAGGAATGCTGCCTTTCTTTGTTGGGGAAGTAGGCAGAAAAAATAACCAAGATAAGGCCCCGGATAAGGCGAAGGAGCAGGATGAGGATGGTGTTTCTGCGtccctctccctttctctctcgtTCCCATTTCAAGACAAAGAACTGACTGTAAAACCTGTTTCAAAAACGGAGCAGCCCCTGCCCGAAAGAAACAATTTGAGTAACTCACGGCTGCTTTTCGGTGGCTTCCGGGACAAATAG